Proteins from one Salmonella bongori NCTC 12419 genomic window:
- the metK gene encoding methionine adenosyltransferase translates to MAKHLFTSESVSEGHPDKIADQISDAVLDAILTQDPKARVACETYVKTGMVLVGGEITTSAWVDIEEITRNTVREIGYVHSDMGFDANSCAVLSAIGKQSPDINQGVDRADPLEQGAGDQGLMFGYATNETDVLMPAPITYAHRLVQRQAEVRKNGTLPWLRPDAKSQVTFQYDDGKIVGIDAVVLSTQHAEDIDQKSLQEAVMEEIIKPILPSEWLNASTKFFINPTGRFVIGGPMGDCGLTGRKIIVDTYGGMARHGGGAFSGKDPSKVDRSAAYAARYVAKNIVAAGLADRCEIQVSYAIGVAEPTSIMVETFGTEKVPAEQLILLVREFFDLRPYGLIQMLDLLHPIYKETAAYGHFGRENFPWEKTDKAQLLRDAAGLK, encoded by the coding sequence ATGGCAAAACACCTTTTTACGTCTGAGTCCGTATCAGAAGGGCATCCTGACAAAATCGCTGACCAAATCTCTGATGCCGTGCTGGACGCTATCCTGACACAGGATCCGAAAGCACGCGTCGCCTGTGAAACCTACGTCAAAACCGGTATGGTTCTGGTAGGTGGTGAAATCACCACCAGCGCATGGGTTGATATTGAAGAGATCACTCGTAACACGGTCCGCGAGATTGGCTATGTGCATTCCGACATGGGCTTTGACGCCAATTCTTGCGCGGTACTGAGCGCCATTGGCAAACAGTCACCGGATATTAATCAGGGCGTTGACCGCGCAGATCCGCTGGAACAAGGCGCGGGCGACCAGGGTCTGATGTTCGGCTATGCAACCAATGAAACCGATGTCCTGATGCCGGCGCCGATCACTTACGCGCACCGTCTGGTACAGCGTCAGGCTGAAGTGCGTAAAAACGGTACTCTGCCATGGCTGCGTCCGGACGCGAAAAGCCAGGTCACCTTCCAGTATGACGACGGTAAAATCGTCGGTATTGACGCTGTAGTTCTCTCTACGCAGCACGCAGAAGATATCGATCAGAAATCACTGCAAGAAGCGGTAATGGAAGAGATCATTAAGCCCATTCTGCCATCTGAATGGTTAAATGCGTCTACCAAGTTCTTTATCAACCCAACCGGTCGTTTTGTTATCGGCGGCCCGATGGGCGACTGCGGCCTGACCGGGCGTAAAATCATCGTAGACACCTACGGCGGCATGGCGCGTCACGGCGGCGGCGCCTTCTCCGGTAAAGATCCGTCGAAAGTTGACCGTTCTGCGGCCTACGCAGCGCGTTATGTCGCGAAAAACATCGTGGCGGCAGGTCTGGCGGACCGCTGTGAAATTCAGGTTTCCTATGCTATCGGCGTAGCCGAACCGACATCTATCATGGTAGAAACCTTCGGTACCGAAAAAGTCCCTGCTGAGCAGTTAATCCTGCTGGTACGCGAGTTCTTCGACCTGCGTCCATACGGTCTGATTCAGATGCTGGATCTACTACACCCGATCTACAAAGAAACCGCGGCTTACGGTCACTTTGGTCGTGAAAACTTCCCGTGGGAAAAAACTGACAAAGCGCAACTGCTGCGCGATGCTGCCGGTCTGAAATAA
- the galP gene encoding galactose/proton symporter — protein MPDNKKQGRSNKAMTFFVCFLAALAGLLFGLDIGVIAGALPFITDEFQINAHTQEWVVSSMMFGAAVGAVGSGWLSFKLGRKKSLMIGAILFVAGSLFSAAAPNVEVLIISRVLLGLAVGVASYTAPLYLSEIAPEKIRGSMISMYQLMITIGILGAYLSDTAFSYSGAWRWMLGVIIIPAILLLIGVFFLPDSPRWFAAKRRFHDAERVLLRLRDTSAEAKRELDEIRESLQVKQSGWALFKENSNFRRAVFLGVLLQVMQQFTGMNVIMYYAPKIFELAGYTNTTEQMWGTVIVGLTNVLATFIAIGLVDRWGRKPTLTLGFLVMAIGMGILGTMMHIGIHSPSAQYFAIAMLLMFIVGFAMSAGPLIWVLCSEIQPLKGRDFGITCSTATNWIANMIVGATFLTMLNNLGNANTFWVYAGLNVLFILLTLWLVPETKHVSLEHIERNLMKGRKLREIGAHD, from the coding sequence ATGCCTGACAATAAAAAACAAGGGCGTTCCAACAAGGCCATGACATTTTTTGTCTGCTTTCTTGCAGCCCTGGCAGGATTACTTTTTGGCCTGGATATCGGCGTTATCGCCGGTGCTTTACCCTTCATTACCGACGAATTCCAGATTAACGCGCACACTCAGGAATGGGTGGTCAGCTCCATGATGTTTGGCGCAGCTGTCGGCGCTGTCGGCAGCGGCTGGCTCTCCTTTAAGCTGGGCCGTAAAAAAAGCCTGATGATCGGCGCTATCCTGTTCGTTGCCGGTTCGCTGTTCTCCGCTGCGGCGCCTAACGTTGAAGTCCTGATTATCTCTCGTGTGCTGCTCGGCCTGGCCGTTGGCGTCGCGTCCTACACCGCACCGCTGTATCTGTCTGAGATTGCGCCAGAAAAAATTCGCGGCAGTATGATCTCAATGTACCAACTCATGATCACCATCGGGATTCTGGGCGCTTATTTGTCTGATACCGCGTTCAGCTACAGCGGCGCATGGCGCTGGATGCTCGGCGTGATCATTATTCCGGCCATTCTGTTGTTGATTGGCGTCTTCTTTCTGCCGGACAGCCCGCGCTGGTTTGCTGCAAAACGCCGCTTCCATGACGCTGAACGTGTGCTGTTGCGCCTGCGTGATACCAGCGCAGAAGCCAAACGTGAACTCGATGAAATTCGCGAAAGTTTACAAGTTAAACAGAGCGGTTGGGCGCTGTTCAAAGAGAACAGCAATTTCCGCCGCGCCGTTTTTCTTGGCGTTCTGCTGCAGGTGATGCAGCAGTTCACCGGGATGAACGTCATCATGTATTACGCGCCGAAAATCTTCGAACTGGCAGGATACACCAACACTACGGAGCAGATGTGGGGCACCGTTATCGTGGGGCTGACTAACGTTCTGGCGACATTTATCGCCATCGGCCTGGTTGACCGCTGGGGCCGTAAACCTACCCTGACGTTGGGCTTCCTGGTCATGGCGATTGGTATGGGTATTCTGGGTACGATGATGCACATCGGCATTCATTCGCCGTCTGCGCAATACTTCGCTATCGCTATGCTGTTGATGTTCATCGTCGGGTTCGCAATGAGCGCCGGTCCGCTGATTTGGGTATTGTGCTCTGAAATCCAACCATTGAAAGGCCGTGATTTTGGTATCACCTGTTCCACCGCGACTAACTGGATCGCCAACATGATCGTTGGCGCAACGTTCCTGACCATGCTGAACAATCTGGGTAACGCCAACACCTTCTGGGTCTATGCCGGCCTGAACGTGCTGTTTATCCTGCTGACCCTGTGGCTGGTGCCGGAAACCAAACACGTCTCGCTGGAGCATATTGAACGTAACCTGATGAAAGGCCGTAAACTGCGCGAAATCGGCGCCCACGACTAA
- a CDS encoding SprT family zinc-dependent metalloprotease, translating into MKTPRLPIAIQQAVIRRLREKLVQANLKLERHYPEPKLVYTQRGTSAGTAWLESYEIRLNPVLLLENVDAFIEEVVPHELAHLLVWKHFGRKAPHGKEWKWMMESVLNVPARRTHQFALQSVRRNTFPYHCQCQQHQLTVRRHNRVVRGEAVYRCVHCGEPLVAD; encoded by the coding sequence ATGAAAACCCCTCGTCTTCCTATCGCTATTCAGCAAGCCGTGATACGCCGTCTGCGGGAAAAACTCGTCCAGGCGAATCTCAAACTTGAGCGTCATTATCCGGAGCCAAAACTGGTGTATACGCAACGCGGCACATCAGCGGGTACAGCCTGGCTGGAAAGCTACGAAATTCGTCTCAACCCGGTGTTACTGCTGGAAAACGTAGACGCCTTTATTGAAGAGGTCGTGCCGCATGAACTGGCGCATCTGCTGGTGTGGAAACACTTCGGACGCAAAGCCCCACATGGTAAGGAGTGGAAATGGATGATGGAAAGCGTGCTGAACGTTCCGGCCAGACGTACTCATCAATTTGCGCTACAATCTGTGCGACGCAATACCTTTCCCTATCATTGTCAATGCCAGCAGCATCAACTCACCGTCCGCCGCCATAATCGTGTGGTACGCGGCGAAGCGGTTTATCGCTGCGTTCACTGCGGCGAACCGCTGGTCGCCGACTAG
- the endA gene encoding deoxyribonuclease I: protein MYRNFTFAATLLTAAFSGQALAEGINSFSQAKAASVKINADAPGSFYCGCQIRWQGKKGVVDLESCGYKVRKNENRARRIEWEHVVPAWQFGHQRQCWQDGGRKNCAKDPVYRKMESDMHNLQPAIGEVNGDRGNFMYSQWNSGEGQYGQCAMKVDFKAKIAEPPARARGAIARTYFYMRDQYHLKLSRQQTQLFNVWDKQYPVSPWECKRDARIAKVQGNHNPYVQRACQAQKS from the coding sequence ATGTACCGTAATTTTACTTTTGCTGCTACGTTATTGACAGCGGCGTTTTCAGGCCAGGCATTGGCTGAAGGTATTAATAGTTTCTCTCAGGCCAAAGCGGCGAGCGTTAAAATCAATGCCGATGCGCCTGGCAGCTTTTACTGTGGATGCCAAATTCGCTGGCAGGGTAAAAAAGGCGTCGTGGACCTGGAGTCCTGTGGCTATAAAGTGCGTAAAAATGAGAATCGCGCCAGACGTATTGAATGGGAACACGTCGTTCCGGCCTGGCAGTTTGGCCATCAACGCCAGTGCTGGCAGGACGGCGGACGAAAAAATTGCGCCAAAGATCCAGTCTACCGCAAAATGGAAAGCGATATGCATAATCTGCAACCCGCCATTGGCGAAGTGAATGGCGATCGCGGTAACTTTATGTATAGCCAGTGGAACAGCGGCGAAGGCCAGTATGGGCAGTGCGCCATGAAAGTGGATTTCAAAGCGAAAATCGCAGAGCCGCCCGCCCGCGCCCGTGGCGCGATCGCCCGCACCTATTTTTATATGCGCGACCAGTACCACCTGAAACTGTCCCGCCAGCAAACCCAGCTTTTTAACGTCTGGGATAAGCAGTATCCCGTTTCCCCCTGGGAGTGCAAGCGCGACGCGCGTATTGCAAAGGTACAGGGCAATCATAACCCCTATGTGCAACGTGCTTGCCAGGCGCAAAAGAGCTAA
- the rsmE gene encoding 16S rRNA (uracil(1498)-N(3))-methyltransferase, which yields MRIPRIYHPELLTSGTQISLCEDAANHIGRVLRMGPGQVLQLFDGSNQVFAAEIISASKKSVEVQVMKGETDDRESPLHIHLGQVMSRGEKMEFTIQKSIELGVSLITPLFSERCGVKLDSERLNKKRQQWQKIAIAACEQCGRNRVPEIRPAMDLEAWCAEQEPGLKLNLHPRAHASINTLPLPVERVRLLIGPEGGLSAEEIAMTARYQFTDILLGPRVLRTETTALTAITALQVRFGDLG from the coding sequence ATGCGCATTCCCCGCATTTATCACCCTGAATTATTAACGTCCGGCACACAAATTTCGTTATGCGAAGATGCTGCCAACCATATTGGCCGCGTACTGCGCATGGGACCGGGGCAAGTTTTACAACTATTTGACGGTAGCAACCAGGTATTCGCGGCTGAAATCATTAGTGCCAGTAAGAAAAGCGTTGAAGTGCAAGTAATGAAAGGCGAAACCGACGATCGTGAATCGCCGCTGCATATCCATCTGGGTCAGGTGATGTCGCGCGGTGAAAAAATGGAATTCACTATCCAGAAATCGATCGAACTGGGTGTAAGCCTCATTACGCCACTTTTCTCTGAGCGCTGCGGCGTTAAACTGGATAGTGAACGTCTGAACAAAAAGCGCCAGCAGTGGCAAAAGATTGCGATCGCCGCCTGCGAACAATGCGGGCGTAATCGGGTGCCGGAAATTCGCCCGGCAATGGATCTGGAGGCCTGGTGCGCCGAGCAGGAGCCCGGGCTGAAGCTCAATCTTCACCCGCGCGCCCATGCCAGCATCAACACTCTGCCGCTGCCGGTCGAGCGCGTGCGACTGTTGATTGGTCCCGAAGGCGGGCTATCGGCTGAAGAAATCGCGATGACCGCGCGCTATCAGTTTACTGATATTCTGTTAGGACCTCGCGTTCTGCGTACTGAGACAACTGCGCTCACTGCCATTACCGCCCTACAGGTGCGTTTTGGCGACTTAGGATGA
- the gshB gene encoding glutathione synthase — MIKLGIVMDPIANINIKKDTSFAMLLEAQRRGYELHYMEMADLYLINGEAHAHTRILRVEQNYDKWYEFNGEQDLPLADLDVILMRKDPPFDTEFIYATYILERAEEKGTLIVNKPQSLRDCNEKLYTAWFSDLTPETLVTRNKAQLKAFWEKHGDIIMKPLDGMGGASIFRVKNGDPNMGVIAETLTELGTRYCMAQNYLPAIKDGDKRVLVVDGEPVPYCLARIPQGGETRGNLAAGGRGEPRPLSESDWEIARRVGPTLKAKGLIFVGLDIIGDRLTEINVTSPTCVREIEAEYPISITGMLMDAIEARLAQ; from the coding sequence ATGATTAAGCTCGGCATCGTGATGGACCCCATCGCAAACATCAACATCAAGAAAGACACCAGCTTCGCTATGCTGCTGGAAGCCCAACGTCGTGGTTATGAACTTCATTATATGGAGATGGCCGACCTTTATCTGATTAACGGTGAAGCACATGCCCACACGCGAATTTTGCGCGTGGAGCAGAACTACGATAAATGGTATGAATTTAATGGCGAACAAGACCTGCCGCTGGCCGATCTGGACGTCATTTTGATGCGCAAAGATCCGCCGTTTGATACCGAATTCATTTATGCGACCTATATTCTGGAACGTGCCGAAGAAAAAGGTACGCTAATCGTCAACAAACCACAGAGCTTACGCGACTGTAACGAAAAACTGTATACTGCCTGGTTTTCCGATCTGACGCCAGAAACGCTGGTCACACGCAACAAAGCGCAGCTCAAAGCGTTCTGGGAAAAACATGGCGATATCATTATGAAGCCGCTTGACGGTATGGGCGGCGCGTCCATTTTCCGTGTTAAGAACGGTGATCCCAACATGGGTGTTATTGCCGAAACACTTACCGAACTGGGCACCCGCTACTGTATGGCGCAGAACTATCTGCCCGCTATCAAAGATGGTGATAAACGTGTACTGGTTGTAGACGGCGAGCCAGTGCCCTATTGTCTGGCGCGTATTCCGCAGGGAGGCGAAACCCGCGGCAACCTGGCGGCTGGCGGTCGCGGCGAGCCACGCCCACTGAGCGAAAGCGACTGGGAAATCGCCCGTCGCGTCGGGCCCACACTTAAAGCCAAAGGGCTTATTTTCGTCGGTCTGGATATCATCGGCGATCGTTTAACAGAAATTAACGTGACCAGCCCCACCTGCGTACGCGAAATTGAAGCGGAATATCCGATCTCCATCACCGGCATGTTGATGGACGCTATCGAAGCCCGGCTGGCGCAGTAA
- a CDS encoding YqgE/AlgH family protein, whose protein sequence is MNLQHHFLIAMPALQDPIFRRSVVYICEHNEDGAMGIIVNKPLENLQIEGILEKLKITPEPRDPAIRLDKAVMLGGPLAEDRGFILHTPPSRFTSSIRISDNTVITTSRDVLETLGTQQQPSDVLVALGYASWDKGQLEQELLDNAWLTAPADLNILFKTPIAERWREAAKLIGIDILTMPGVAGHA, encoded by the coding sequence ATGAATTTACAGCATCACTTTCTTATTGCCATGCCTGCGCTCCAGGACCCTATTTTCCGCCGTTCCGTAGTATATATTTGTGAACACAACGAAGATGGTGCCATGGGGATTATTGTTAATAAGCCTTTGGAAAACTTACAGATTGAAGGGATTCTGGAAAAACTGAAAATTACGCCGGAACCGCGCGATCCTGCGATTCGCCTGGATAAAGCCGTGATGCTCGGCGGCCCGCTGGCGGAAGATCGTGGGTTTATTCTGCATACGCCGCCGTCACGTTTCACGTCCAGTATTCGTATTTCAGACAATACCGTGATCACCACCTCCCGCGATGTGCTGGAGACGTTAGGCACCCAACAACAACCTTCCGATGTGCTGGTCGCGCTGGGCTATGCCTCTTGGGACAAAGGTCAACTTGAGCAAGAGCTGCTTGATAACGCCTGGCTTACCGCCCCCGCCGATCTCAATATTTTATTCAAAACGCCTATCGCCGAGCGCTGGCGCGAAGCAGCGAAGCTTATTGGCATTGATATTCTGACCATGCCTGGCGTTGCGGGGCACGCCTGA
- the ruvX gene encoding Holliday junction resolvase RuvX, whose protein sequence is MSNTLLAFDFGTKSIGVAIGQRITGTARPLPALKAQDGTPDWTLIERLLKEWQPDEIIVGLPLNMDGTEQPLTARARKFANRIHGRFGVTVTLHDERLSTVEARAGLFEQGGYRALNKGKVDSASAVIILESYFEQGY, encoded by the coding sequence ATGAGCAATACTTTACTGGCCTTTGACTTCGGCACAAAAAGCATCGGCGTTGCGATAGGACAACGTATTACCGGCACCGCTCGTCCGCTCCCGGCGCTCAAAGCGCAGGACGGCACGCCTGACTGGACGCTTATTGAACGTTTGCTGAAAGAGTGGCAGCCAGATGAAATTATTGTCGGATTGCCACTTAATATGGACGGTACCGAACAACCGCTGACGGCGCGCGCACGTAAATTCGCCAACCGTATTCATGGGCGTTTCGGGGTAACGGTTACTTTGCACGATGAGCGGCTCAGTACTGTTGAAGCACGCGCCGGCCTGTTTGAACAAGGCGGGTATCGCGCGCTAAATAAAGGTAAAGTGGACTCGGCCTCCGCAGTGATAATCCTCGAAAGCTATTTTGAACAGGGGTATTAA
- a CDS encoding IclR family transcriptional regulator has protein sequence MSSQPNQSLIDGIRCLQYLVSSNRAIGCRELARLMDINTTRVNRLLMTLASVGLTIQDEHRRYLPGPGIHALAAQAIRGSALFSHALPLLEQHAPKDIVVALGVLWEDQIISIYYSTPGPQISQALAGFRMYPAWQSVPGMALLAAESDEALTQRFTPEQWRNLAPYVAQQRQQGYVLWHHANGEVSMAQPLGKHAAALAFAGMWRIDEAAVAVRLQALKALNRLITQ, from the coding sequence ATGTCATCACAACCCAATCAAAGCCTGATAGATGGCATTCGCTGTCTGCAATATCTGGTCTCCAGCAATCGCGCTATCGGCTGCCGCGAGCTTGCCCGGCTGATGGATATTAATACCACACGCGTTAATCGCTTGCTAATGACGCTGGCTTCTGTTGGACTCACCATACAGGATGAGCATCGGCGCTATTTGCCTGGGCCTGGCATTCATGCTTTGGCGGCACAGGCGATTCGTGGTTCAGCGTTGTTTTCCCATGCGTTACCTCTCCTTGAGCAACATGCGCCCAAAGATATCGTGGTGGCGTTGGGCGTGCTGTGGGAGGACCAGATTATCTCTATTTATTACTCTACGCCTGGCCCCCAGATAAGCCAGGCGCTGGCTGGGTTTCGCATGTACCCCGCCTGGCAGTCAGTGCCTGGTATGGCGTTACTGGCGGCGGAAAGCGATGAGGCATTAACACAGCGCTTCACCCCGGAGCAGTGGCGCAATCTGGCACCATATGTGGCGCAACAGCGCCAGCAGGGATACGTACTGTGGCATCACGCGAATGGCGAAGTCTCTATGGCGCAGCCGCTGGGTAAACACGCCGCAGCGCTGGCTTTTGCAGGAATGTGGCGGATTGATGAGGCGGCTGTTGCTGTGCGTTTACAGGCGCTGAAGGCGTTGAATCGGCTTATTACTCAGTAA
- a CDS encoding type IV pilus twitching motility protein PilT has translation MNMEEIVTLSVKHNVSDLHLCNAWPARWRKRGRIENAPFIAPDVDMLLRDWLNDAQQYQWRTHGQLDFAVSLSGAQRLRASAFRHQQGASLALRLLPDRCPSLEEIQTPPIVPTLLASENGLILVTGATGSGKSTTLAAMVGYLNHHVDKHILTLEDPIEYRYASQRCLIQQREVGQHCATFAAGLRAALREDPDVILLGELRDSETIHLALTAAETGHLVLATLHTRGAAQAIERLVDSFPAQEKEPMRRQLAGSLRAVLSQKLEADKLEGRVALFELLINTPATGNLIREGKLHQLPHVIQTGQQQGMMTFAQSAQWRQTQGRL, from the coding sequence ATGAATATGGAAGAAATTGTGACGCTTAGTGTAAAGCATAATGTCTCGGATCTACACCTGTGTAACGCCTGGCCTGCGCGATGGCGCAAACGAGGACGAATAGAGAATGCGCCTTTTATCGCGCCTGATGTTGATATGCTTCTGCGTGATTGGCTTAATGACGCGCAACAATATCAGTGGCGAACGCACGGCCAGCTTGATTTCGCCGTCTCGCTTTCAGGGGCGCAACGTCTGCGTGCCAGCGCGTTCAGACACCAACAGGGAGCATCGTTGGCGCTACGGTTATTGCCAGATCGTTGTCCTTCGCTGGAGGAGATCCAGACGCCCCCCATCGTGCCGACACTGCTTGCCAGCGAGAATGGGCTGATACTGGTTACCGGCGCGACTGGCAGCGGTAAATCTACCACGCTGGCGGCGATGGTGGGTTATCTTAATCACCATGTCGATAAGCATATCCTGACCCTGGAAGATCCTATAGAGTACCGTTACGCCAGCCAGCGTTGCCTGATACAGCAGCGGGAAGTCGGCCAGCATTGCGCCACTTTCGCCGCCGGGCTGCGTGCGGCGCTGCGTGAAGATCCGGATGTCATCCTGCTGGGCGAGTTGCGTGATAGCGAGACCATTCATCTGGCGCTAACGGCGGCGGAGACGGGACATTTGGTACTGGCGACCTTGCATACCCGCGGTGCGGCGCAGGCCATCGAAAGACTGGTGGATAGCTTTCCGGCGCAGGAGAAAGAGCCGATGCGTCGTCAACTGGCGGGCAGCCTGCGCGCCGTACTATCGCAAAAACTGGAAGCAGACAAACTGGAGGGGCGCGTGGCGTTATTTGAATTACTGATTAATACGCCAGCTACAGGGAATTTGATCCGTGAAGGTAAACTCCATCAGTTGCCCCACGTGATACAGACCGGGCAGCAGCAGGGGATGATGACATTTGCCCAAAGCGCACAATGGCGTCAGACACAGGGGCGGCTGTAG
- a CDS encoding YggS family pyridoxal phosphate-dependent enzyme, which produces MNDIAHNLAYIRDKISAAATRCGRSSEEVTLLAVSKTKPASDIAEAIAAGQRAFGENYVQEGVEKIRHFQEAKVEGLHWHFIGPLQSNKSRLVAEHFDWCHTIDRLRIASRLSEQRPDNLPPLNVLIQINISDENSKSGIPLTELDELAVAVAALPRLKLRGLMAIPAPESDYVRQFEVARQMAVAFGGLKARYPDVDTLSLGMSDDMEAAIAAGSTMVRIGTAIFGARDYTKIKEN; this is translated from the coding sequence ATGAACGATATCGCGCATAACCTGGCATACATCCGGGACAAAATCTCCGCCGCGGCGACGCGTTGCGGCCGCTCTTCAGAAGAAGTTACGTTACTTGCAGTGAGTAAAACTAAACCTGCGAGCGACATCGCAGAAGCCATTGCCGCCGGACAGCGGGCATTTGGCGAAAATTATGTACAAGAGGGGGTGGAAAAAATCCGCCACTTTCAGGAAGCGAAAGTGGAAGGTCTGCACTGGCACTTTATTGGTCCATTACAGTCCAACAAAAGCCGTCTGGTGGCCGAGCATTTTGACTGGTGCCATACCATCGATCGCTTGCGTATCGCCTCGCGTCTGAGCGAACAGCGTCCGGATAATCTGCCGCCGCTAAATGTTCTGATCCAGATTAATATCAGCGATGAAAACAGTAAGTCAGGCATTCCGCTGACGGAACTGGATGAACTGGCCGTTGCGGTGGCAGCTCTGCCGCGTCTTAAACTCCGAGGACTAATGGCGATTCCGGCGCCAGAGTCAGATTATGTAAGGCAGTTTGAAGTCGCCCGGCAAATGGCTGTAGCATTTGGCGGGCTGAAAGCGCGCTACCCTGACGTCGATACCTTATCTCTGGGTATGAGCGACGATATGGAAGCCGCGATTGCGGCAGGTAGCACAATGGTGCGCATCGGCACCGCTATCTTTGGTGCTCGTGATTACACAAAAATTAAGGAAAACTGA
- a CDS encoding YggT family protein, whose protein sequence is MNTLTFLLSTVIELYTMVLLLRVWMQWARCDFYNPFSQFVVKVTQPIIGPLRRIIPPMGPIDSASLLVAFILSVIKAIVLFKVITFQAIIWIAAVLILLKTIGLLIFWVLLVMAIMSWVSQGRSPIEYVLIQLAEPLLSPIRRLLPAMGGIDFSPMILVLLLYVINMGIAEVLQATGNMLLPGLWMAL, encoded by the coding sequence ATGAATACGTTGACCTTCCTGCTCTCAACGGTGATTGAGCTGTACACCATGGTGCTGTTATTGCGCGTGTGGATGCAGTGGGCCCGCTGTGACTTTTACAATCCTTTCTCACAATTCGTGGTGAAAGTGACACAGCCCATTATCGGGCCACTACGCCGTATTATCCCCCCGATGGGGCCAATTGACAGCGCCTCGCTGTTGGTGGCGTTTATTCTTAGCGTTATCAAAGCGATAGTCCTGTTTAAGGTCATTACGTTTCAGGCCATTATCTGGATCGCCGCAGTGCTTATCTTACTCAAAACGATTGGCCTGCTGATCTTCTGGGTATTACTGGTTATGGCCATCATGAGTTGGGTGAGTCAGGGACGTAGCCCGATTGAATATGTATTAATTCAGCTTGCCGAGCCGCTGCTTAGCCCAATTCGCCGTTTACTTCCAGCAATGGGCGGCATTGACTTCTCACCGATGATTCTGGTCCTGCTGCTGTATGTCATTAATATGGGGATCGCTGAAGTGTTACAAGCGACAGGCAATATGCTGTTGCCGGGACTGTGGATGGCGCTATGA
- the yggU gene encoding DUF167 family protein YggU yields the protein MSAVTRCEDGLVLRLYIQPKASRDSIVGLHGDEVKVAITAPPVDGQANSHLIKFLGKQFRVAKSQIVIEKGELGRHKQVKIIHPQQIPPEIAALTE from the coding sequence ATGAGTGCCGTCACTCGCTGCGAAGATGGGCTGGTGTTACGGCTGTATATCCAGCCGAAAGCCAGCCGCGACAGTATTGTGGGTTTACATGGCGACGAAGTCAAAGTCGCCATTACCGCCCCGCCAGTGGACGGCCAGGCGAACAGCCATCTGATAAAGTTTCTCGGCAAACAGTTCCGTGTGGCGAAAAGCCAGATCGTCATCGAAAAAGGCGAACTGGGCCGCCACAAACAGGTCAAAATTATTCACCCGCAACAGATCCCGCCAGAGATTGCGGCCTTAACTGAGTAG